The following are encoded in a window of Spea bombifrons isolate aSpeBom1 chromosome 2, aSpeBom1.2.pri, whole genome shotgun sequence genomic DNA:
- the SPDEF gene encoding SAM pointed domain-containing Ets transcription factor, which produces MGSSGANLPSSTQNCLELQDSTLTSLDKPPEEGVPGYYLPFCDMLYGNEGGNWVTKGLIPSGHRVEGQKEPEQCPVIDSQGLHHELEYQTSLHLEDHSLEQMQTMVVGEVLKDIETACKLLNISADPMEWTINNVQKWILWTEHQYRLPQVGRSFQELTGRDLCVLSEDSFRDRSPLCGDVLYAHLDIWKSAAWMKEKTGQGDLRYCGGNGVRECWADTEVDSSSSGQPIHLWQFLKELLLKPHSYGRSIRWLNKEKGIFKIEDSAQVARLWGIRKNRPAMNYDKLSRSIRQYYKKGIIRKPDVSQRLVYQFVHPL; this is translated from the exons ATGGGGAGCAGTGGTGCAAACCTTCCAAGCAGTACTCAAAACTGCCTAGAACTACAGGATTCTACTCTCACCAGCCTGGACAAACCTCCAGAAGAGGGAGTACCTGGCTATTACTTGCCATTCTGTGACATGTTGTATGGAAATGAAGGAGGCAACTGGGTGACCAAAGGGTTAATACCAAGTGGACACAGAGTGGAAGGGCAGAAGGAGCCTGAGCAATGTCCTGTTATAGACAGCCAGGGACTACATCACGAATTAGAGTACCAGACCTCCTTACATCTTGAAGATCATTCCCTGGAGCAAATGCAGACCATGGTAGTTGGGGAGGTGCTAAAAGATATTGAGACTGCATGTAAACTCCTCAACATATCTGCAG ATCCCATGGAGTGGACCATAAATAATGTTCAGAAATGGATTCTTTGGACCGAACATCAGTATCGCCTCCCACAGGTGGGACGGAGCTTCCAGGAACTGACTGGAAGGGACCTGTGCGTTCTAAGTGAAGACAGCTTTAGAGACCGATCACCGTTATGTGGGGATGTTTTGTATGCCCACTTGGATATCTGGAAATCAG CTGCCTGGAtgaaagagaagacaggacaaGGTGACCTAAGATATTGTG GTGGCAATGGAGTGAGAGAGTGTTGGGCAGACACTGAAGTGGATTCCTCTAGTTCAGGGCAGCCAATCCACCTGTGGCAGTTCCTGAAAGAACTGTTGTTGAAACCACACAGTTATGGACGTTCCATCCGATGGCTGAACAAAGAAAAAG gcATTTTCAAGATTGAAGATTCTGCTCAGGTTGCACGCCTCTGGGGAATCAGAAAAAACCGTCCAGCAATGAATTATGATAAGTTGAGCCGTTCTATCCGCCAGTACTACAAAAAGGGGATCATCCGCAAGCCAGATGTATCCCAGCGCCTTGTCTACCAATTTGTGCACCCGCTTTGA